Sequence from the Pongo pygmaeus isolate AG05252 chromosome 23, NHGRI_mPonPyg2-v2.0_pri, whole genome shotgun sequence genome:
GCTGCATCCAGCTCCATCAGGGAGTCCCCAAATGGCCCGCGGCCTGAACGCTCTGCAAAGCTCTGCCCACTGAACTGAGGGTAGTGGGTGTGCTGGGGGCAAAGACTGGAGTTAGCACTGGGTAGGGGTCACAGGCAGCCAGGGGGTCGGGACAAGATCACTTACGTGAGAGGCATAGTACAGGAAGAAGGGGCGATCCTGGCGCTGGGCGTCGGCCATGAGGTCATGGGCGAAAGCCACGTAGCGGGCCTCTAGTCCCGGCAGCCAGGGGGGCTGCGCCTCCACGGACAGGTTGGCCAACAGTGGGATGGGGACCAGGCCCTGGTCACAGCCACCGTCGCAGGGTGTGGCCGGCGGGAAGCAGGTCAGGTTCTGGCAGGGGCCCTGAGGTGGGCAGCTCCAGTGAGGGCTGGGCTGGCAGGCGGGGCTGCGGGAGCATCAGGGGCTGGGGGACTCTgagaggtgggagggtggctgaGGGCCTGGTGGTTCCTACCTGGTCGTGGGAGTATGGGACGCCTAGAAATCGATGGAAGCCCTGATGTGGGGGCAGGAAGGCcccctcaggccccaccccaaggTGCCACTTGCCGGCCATTCCTGTGAGGTAGCCTCGGGCAGCCAGGACTTCGGCCACGGTCACCTCCTCCAGGGGCAGGCCTCCCCGGGAGCTGGGCACCAGGACGCCAGGGTACATGCCCATCCGAACCGGGAGCCGGCCGGTCAGGAGGGCGGCCCTGCAGGACAAGTCACAGAGTCCCTGAGACAGACAGAAATGTGGCCTTCcctagagagagagacagacgttTTTCCCGCCCTCCTGTAATCCATTGGGAGGAAAGAGATGGAGGGTCGGGGCGGGGAAGAGGCGCAGCCCACTCCTTACCTAGAGGGTGTGCACAGAGACACAGGCACGTAGAAGTCTGTGAACCGCAGCCCTCCTGCTGCCAGCTGGTCCAGGTTGGGGGTGGTAGAGCTGGGGTGCCCATAGCAGCCCAGGTCCCCATAGCCGAGGTCGTCAGCAAAGATCAGCACGATGTTGGGCGGACGGGCAACGGCCAGGCCAGCAGCCAGGGCCAGGAGGAGGGACCGCGGTGCCCCCATGGACATGGGACCGAGGGGTCTGTCCCAAGAGAGGGAGGGCTACTTGGCTCCAGCAGGCTCTCTCCGAGACCACAGACCCAGGCGCCGCCCTTCCCTGAGACCCCAGACCCAAATACTTCCCGACCCTGACGGCCGCCTCCTGAAGCTCCAGAGGACCGGGGCCCGACAGTACCGGGAGACCGTGGGCTGGGACGGAACTCCTCCAGGACCAGGGCACCTTCAGATTCTCGAGCGGAGATCTGATCCTCTTCGCCTGCCGGTCCGGGCTCAGGGTCGGGGGCATAAGTCACTTGACGCTGATCAGCGGAGTCGGGCCAGGGGGAAGGCGCTGGACCGAGCCCAGGAGGAGCCAGTACCGGGCTGCGGGCGCTTCCGCCTCGGCCCCGCCCCGTGACCTGTGACCCTTGCGAGGCGGGGCCAGGGGCGGGGGAAAGGGGCGGGGGAAAGGGGCGGGGCCAGGGCGGTGAAAGGGGGCGGTGAAAGGGGCGGGGCCAGGGGCTTTGCTGCGCGTGCTCGCTCCGAGGCGGCAGTTTGCGCCTGAGGCTGTTGGCTGCGGTCCTGAAACGGGCTCTGGGAGCTGCTTCTGCGCGGTCGGCTCCGGCTGAGGCGTCCCGGGCTGCGCGCGGGGCTCGGCGCTGCGCAGTGTCCGGGACCCTCTCGGTCCGGAGCTTCTCCAGAGGAGGAGCGGCTCGTGCGCCCGCAGACCTCCGGTGCTGGGAGACTCGGGCCCTCCTGTGAGAGACCTGAGCACGGAGCGTTATGGGCACCCGGTGAATGAGCAAATCGCAGGGAAAACCGTGCAGCCGCATGGACTGCGGGCTTTTCCTTCACGACTAGCAAAAGCTTTGACACCCTTTCTCCTGCGtacgtgtgtctgt
This genomic interval carries:
- the ARSA gene encoding arylsulfatase A isoform X2 — its product is MSMGAPRSLLLALAAGLAVARPPNIVLIFADDLGYGDLGCYGHPSSTTPNLDQLAAGGLRFTDFYVPVSLCTPSRAALLTGRLPVRMGMYPGVLVPSSRGGLPLEEVTVAEVLAARGYLTGMAGKWHLGVGPEGAFLPPHQGFHRFLGVPYSHDQGPCQNLTCFPPATPCDGGCDQGLVPIPLLANLSVEAQPPWLPGLEARYVAFAHDLMADAQRQDRPFFLYYASHHTHYPQFSGQSFAERSGRGPFGDSLMELDAAVGTLMTAIGDLGLLEETLVIFTADNGPETMRMSRGGCSGLLRCGKGTTYEGGVREPALAFWPGHIAPGVTHELASSLDLLPTLAALAGAPLPNVTLDGFDLSPLLLGTGKSPRQSLFFYPSYPDEVRGVFAVRSGKYKAHFFTQGSAHSDTTADPACHASSSLTAHEPPLLYDLSKDPGENYNLLGGVAGATPEVLQALKQLQLLKAQLDAAVTFGPSQVARGEDPTLQICCHPGCTPYPACCHCPDPHA